One window from the genome of Enterobacteriaceae bacterium Kacie_13 encodes:
- the hupA gene encoding DNA-binding protein HU-alpha, whose protein sequence is MNKTQLIDVIADKADLSKAQAKVALESTLSAITESLKEGDAVQLVGFGTFKVNHRNERTGRNPQTGKEIKIAAANVPAFVSGKALKDAVK, encoded by the coding sequence ATGAACAAGACTCAACTGATTGATGTAATTGCGGACAAAGCTGATCTTTCCAAAGCACAGGCCAAAGTTGCTCTTGAATCTACTCTGTCTGCTATTACCGAGTCTCTGAAAGAAGGTGATGCTGTACAATTAGTTGGTTTCGGGACTTTCAAGGTAAATCATCGTAACGAGCGTACTGGTCGTAACCCACAGACTGGTAAAGAAATCAAAATCGCAGCTGCCAACGTGCCTGCGTTCGTTTCTGGTAAAGCTCTGAAAGACGCTGTTAAGTAA
- a CDS encoding DUF1481 domain-containing protein: protein MKRISGGAFKPLQFITPRLVAGLLVLGLVGCSSKNTTPQFFASGYVADQGINRLWRENNTQNQPQTILNVYSPYFGGDTVITRYEFQDGQVHLVKETHATKTDLGVMLRFDEGGNVSFMQRQLPERREKLSSDDIERYKYEASKILDVSSALQAGNVRLIQARWRQGVITTCAGEQVTPNLTVRSQVWLAKRATRSNDQLGLAWLTAPEGNELLLVANEDFCRWEPKESDL, encoded by the coding sequence GTGAAAAGAATAAGCGGAGGGGCCTTTAAGCCCCTTCAGTTTATCACCCCCAGACTGGTAGCAGGTTTACTGGTGCTTGGTCTGGTGGGTTGCAGTTCAAAAAATACCACCCCGCAGTTCTTCGCCAGTGGTTACGTTGCCGATCAGGGCATCAACCGTTTGTGGCGCGAAAACAATACGCAGAACCAACCTCAAACTATTCTCAACGTATACAGCCCCTACTTTGGTGGCGATACGGTCATTACGCGATACGAATTCCAGGATGGGCAGGTTCACCTTGTGAAAGAAACCCATGCGACCAAAACAGATTTGGGCGTGATGTTGCGTTTCGATGAGGGCGGCAATGTCAGCTTTATGCAGAGGCAGCTGCCTGAGCGACGGGAAAAATTATCCTCAGACGACATCGAGCGTTATAAATACGAAGCGTCGAAGATCCTCGATGTGAGCAGCGCGCTGCAGGCCGGGAATGTCCGGCTGATTCAGGCTCGCTGGCGGCAGGGGGTAATAACGACCTGCGCGGGCGAGCAGGTAACGCCAAATCTTACGGTACGTTCGCAGGTCTGGCTGGCAAAACGAGCCACTCGCAGTAACGATCAACTCGGTTTGGCCTGGCTGACTGCGCCGGAAGGCAATGAATTGCTGTTGGTCGCCAATGAAGATTTCTGTCGCTGGGAACCTAAAGAGTCCGATCTCTGA